From a single Theropithecus gelada isolate Dixy chromosome 8, Tgel_1.0, whole genome shotgun sequence genomic region:
- the LOC112630156 gene encoding putative ankyrin repeat domain-containing protein 26-like 1, whose protein sequence is MLYKKGSEELERKEEEYRKDVEMNQQLKRTLKIRAMELGTVRKNLDQISLSHKKEKDLLHENSMLQEEIAMLRLELDTVKHQNQLKEKKYFEDIESVKEEHDNLLKAIKLNEEARTVFQYNGQLSILTTENKMLSSELKNVKHNKE, encoded by the exons ATGTTGTATAAAAAAGGTAGTGAAgagttagaaagaaaagaagaggaatatAGGAAAGATGTTGAAATGAACCAACAACTGAAACGGACTCTGAAAATACGAGCCATGGAATTGGGGACAGTAAGAAAGAATTTGGATCAG ATTTCTCTtagccataagaaagaaaaagatctttTGCATGAAAATAGCATGTTGCAGGAAGAAATTGCCATGCTAAGACTGGAATTGGATACAGTAAAACATCAGAATcagctaaaggaaaagaaatattttgaggaCATTGAAAGTGTGAAAGAAGAGCATGATAATCTTCTAAAGGCTATAAAATTGAATGAGGAAGCAAGAACAGTATTTCAGTACAATGGACAGCTTAGCATCTTGACAACTGAGAATAAAATGCTCAGTTCTGAGCTGAAGAATGTAAAACACAACAAGGAATGA